CCTCATTTTTTGCAATTGATTCAAGAGTTCCCAAAGTATTGAGAGAATTAATGACAGAAGCGGAAGGGTCTTTAAAAAGCAATTATTTAACAGGGGCGTCTGTCTGTGCCCGTAAAATGATATATGAATTAGCTATTATCGAGGGAGCTCAGGGTGAAAACTACGAAGATAGAATTAAGTCATTAAAGTCAGTACGAACAGACGTCGATGAAGAATATTTTGATACTTTACTTACTATTCAGCAAGTAACCAGCAATAAAGTCCATGAAGAATCATATGATGGTTGGGAATCAAAACACCTGAAATTAATTCTCTCAACGTTAAGAGAAATATTTGGAAATATGTATGTTATTCCTGAAATAAAAAAACAAAAAAGAAAATCAATACTCGAATTAAAGGAAAAGATAATTGGAAAGACAAAAGGAATAGAAGGATAAACATGCCTAACAAAAAAATGAAGCGGACGAAAAATAGCTGGGTGCTTCCCGAAAAACAAAGGTTCGGTGGTTCCCATGTCGGCGCGACGTCGCCGCTTATCTAATACCGTTGATATGGTTTACATCTGTCAAGTAGGCACACTGCTCCCTTGGCTTTGCTCTTTTACTTTTATGCACATCCCCGAAGGCATGAAGCGAGGTGGAGCCGTCTTTGCGACGGTTGATCCTGCTGATATTCGTGGGTTGGTTACCACCTGACCGTATTACGTCACGGAGCTGCCTCACTCTAGGATCGGGCATTTCGACCTTTTCTGTCGCGCCCATAACGGTTCCCGAGGGTTCTCCTGACCGTGGCTGCACCTCGCCCCATGCCAGTGGGGATGTAGGTTGTCATAACACTACTTAGCCGACCCTGACCTCCTTCGCGATGGCCCAGAGGTAGCCCAAAAGTTCACGAGCAATGGCGGTGACCGTTTGTTGCTTGCACTTGCCGGACGCCATAAGCCGCCGATAACGCCCACAGAGACGCAGTTGCGCCTGCCAGGAAATCTCGTTGATCGCCGATGGCAGGTTCTCCTGCCGCAAGCGGATGATGCGCGACACCCGTGGCGGCAGGCGATAGGCCCAAGCGGCTTCGACCAATATACGACGCACATGGACGTTGCCGGTTTTGGTGATGCCTCCACGTCTTGTACTGGCCCCGCTGGAATGCTCACTCGGGACCAGACCGACATAGGCCGACAGTTGGCGGGGATTGTCGAAGCGGCGCAGGTCACCCAATTCAGCAGCTACGGTAGCAGCCACCACCAACTGCACTCCGCGCAATGACTGGTAGGCAGCGATCAACGGTTTCATCCGCCAGGAATCGATCTGGACACTGATCTGTCTCTCTAGTCGCTCGACCCGCTCTTGAGCGTTGCTCGTGGCATCGAGATACTCTTGGAAGGCGATCTGCTGGGCTGGTTGCGGCAAACGCAGTTCGGACAACCAGCGCAGGTGGGCCGGAATCCAGGAGGACTTACCCTCGTAGCGGATACCGTTGCGCAACAGCAGCGCTTTCAACTGCTGGCGAGATTTATGCCGGGCAATCCGGGCATCCTCACGACAGCGAACCAGGTCGCGAATCGCTTCATCCTCAGGATGCGGCACATAGATCGGGGTTAATTCCCCAGAGCGATGAAGACGCGCAAGTTGCAGGGCATCACGACGATCGGTCTTGATACGATCTCCGGGACGCCTCGGAATCAGCGATGGGGCAATCACCACGCAGTCGAGACCTTGTCCATGCAGGTAGCGATAAACCTCATAGCCACAGGGGCCAGCTTCGTAGGCAAAGTGGAGAGTGGAATGACGCGAGCGCAGCTTGCGCACCGCTTTGCCGAGAGCATCGAGATCGCCGCCGACAGCACCGTAATGCCGAACCTCGCCAGTACGACCAAATTCGGCAATGGCGATATCGATAGAATTTTTGTGGACGTCCAAGCCGACGAAAGCTGTGCTAAAATTTTCCATGACCTGTCTCCTTTGATAGGTTGCTTAAGCGCATAGCTAAGCATGTGGCTCTACGTGTCTGACACGCAATCCACGTTAACAAGGAGACAGGTCACTTCTTTAGGTGTGAACCATATTGTCTAGCAATCAAAATATAAAAGAGGAAAATTATGGCTGAAATTTTATCTTCACTAGGATGGCCACATTTTACATTCATCTTCGCCATAGTTTTTCTATTGATCTTTAGAACACAAATTTCTGGTTTTATTTCTCGAATTTCATCAATTGACAAAGGCGGTGTTAAAACATCGCCGGTCCCTGAAGCACAAAGAGAAAAAGAAAAAACAGAAGCAGTACAAGAATTACTATTGGCAATCGGGGACTCAATAGTAATGCGAGAAGTTGAAGGTCGTATTGTTGCTGACCTACAAAGTAAGGAACTCGAAACTGAGAGTGGCACTGCAAAAGTGCTTATCAAGCACCTCGCCGCCTCAAAAATACTTCTAGAATTTGAACAAATCCATAATTTGATTTTTGGTAGCCAAATTTATCTCCTCAAAAAACTCAATGAAGTCACGGGACAAGGGCAAGACGCCGAGGTGGTAAAAGCGCAATTTGACCACGTTAAAAGTATGTTCAATAAGGAATTTGAGGCTTGGGACTTCGACAAATATATGTATTTTTTGACAGCAAGATCCTTGGTTACAATTGAGAACAATCAGTATCACATAACAAATCTGGGGGTGGAGTATTTGACCTGGATCGCAAGAAATGGGCGTAGTGAAAATCGGCCACTGTAAAAATTGCTAACCAGTCAATCAAGGCGGACGGAAAATAGCTGGGTGCTTCACGAAAAGAAAAATCAAAATTGCGGTAGTAGGCCGAACCTTCTCGTCGCCGCCGCTTATCTCAAACCGGTTAGGGTCTGAAATGAAATTAACTAATAACCACGAAAGCTACTATAGATAATGAGATTCCGGAACTTAAAGAAATGGGATGATCCTAGAAATTGCCCTGGCTTGTTATATTTAGCGCAAATACTAGAGGAAATGTTGTTTGATTTTTCTCTTGATACGTATAAACCTTCAGTCATGCATACAGGTTTATTGTGCAATGAAGCCCTTCAGACAATTGGAGAAATAAAGCGTGGCAACATAAGGCAACCAAATATTAATCATGTCGCAACTGAACTTTGCAACTGCTACGAAAGCGATACTGTTGCAAAAGCACTTATAATTCTTCCCCCAACATCCTTTACTCCAACCTTGAAAAATACAAAAAGTTCATTACAAGAAATTCAAACAGTTTTAGAACTACTTTCAGTTCAATTATCTTTGAAAAATTACAGAATTAAAAACGAAGAACTTTTAAGGCAAGAAATTCTTGGCGGCCAATCAATATCAGAAATAAGGAGACTCGCTAGGAATTATGTTACTACACTTATTGCTATAGGTTTTAATCAAAAATACCTGCACGATAAATGCTTAGATTTTTTCTATTACGGGTCAAATCGAATAGCAGGGGTTGATGCAATTAACGATTTTTTTGATCTATTCACAAAGGAAAATCATAAATACAAAGTTTTTTTTCGCGTTAAGAAAATTTTCGAAAATGCATCAACAGCCTTTTCACCAATTGGGCTAACAGTAACAAGTACCACTCCGGAAGAAATAGACTTAAATAAATACCCTGAATTTAAACCAAAAAAAGGTGAAACTGTTTATGCCATCGTAAATGATGTTGAAGCAAAAGACGAATACAGTGCGCGCACAAAGGCAGAGAGCATACTGAAGCTTTCATCAACACTTTTGACTATTTATCACCATAAAGAAATTCCAGAATGGCAACAGGAATGTATTGTTTTCAACCTAGATCAAAACAATATGAAAAAAAATTCAAAAACCTATTAATGCTATGCATAAATGCAAAGATCTTATGCAAGCAACAGCTAGCAAGAAATTAAATTTATTTTTGAGCGAATTTTCTTTAAAAACAGATTCATTCCTTAAATTTATTCGTAGCGCACAACTTCATGCTATGGCACTTGGGAGCAATTCATCTGAAAATCAAATACTGAATTTATGGATATCCCTTGAATCATTAATACCATCAGAGGCTAAAAGTGATTCTACTGCCAACATTGAACATATTGTAAACTCCCTTATCCCATTTTTGAGTATTGGTTATTTTGATCGCCTTATCAATAATCTTGTAAAAGATTTATTAAGGTGGAATTCTGTTGCAACAAAACAAGCGTTTCGAAATATTAGCGGTACAAAATTTACAGACAAGCTGCTTAAATTACTAATATTGCCTGAGAATGCAACACATCTGGAAAAGCTAGAATCGAGCTTTGGTGAATTTCATCTCTTGAGAGATCGCATTGAATACTTTAAGAATATATTGTCTTGTCCTAAAAATGTTTTAAATGCTTTAGATATTCACAGAATACGTCTCGAATGGCAAATCAGAAGAATATATAGAACAAGAAATATCATTGTACATAGTGGGAAAACACCTTCTTACACAAATAGCCTGATTCAACATACTCACGACTACCTTGATACTGTCCTTTCACTATTGGTTAAGCTTGCTACAAAACCAAAAGTCATAGACTCTGTAAGTCAGGGCTTTAAATATTTAGACTTGCAATATACATTTTACTATAAATCATTAAGCAAGAAAGATCTAAGCTTCAATGAATCAAATATTTCAGAACTAATATTCACAAAAATTTAAAGTTATTAAAATTCAAAAAAACCCCTAACCATATAATGAAGCGGATGGAATATAGTTGTGTTGTTCACGAATAACACAGTGGGTAGATTCATATTGCAAGTGCACCATCTGAAGCCTCATCAAGAACTTCTTGGGGTGTCCGGTAGCCAAGGCACTTTCTCGGGCGGTTGTTGATCTTCTGTATCACTTTGGCCAACGCTTTTTCTGATACGCGCTTAAAGTTCATCCCTTTTGGGAAGTAGAAGCGCAGCAAGCCATTGATGTTTTCATTCGCTCCACGCTGCCAGGCGGAATAGGCGTCGGCAAAGAAAACCTTGAGGCCAGTCCCGGCTTCCAGGTCTTTGAATCGTGAGAACTCTTTACCGTTGTCCAGGGTCAGCGTATGGCAAATCCCTTGCGGCAGTGACTGATAAGCCGGAATCGCTGATGCATTGAAGGTCTCGGCTTTTCGGTCCGGCAATAAAGACGCCATGAGATAGCGGCTTTTGCGTTCAATATGGGTGGCAATAGCGCCTGAACCTCGTCGGCCAAGGACCAGATCTGCTTCCCAGTCACCATAGCGACCTCGTTCGGCAACAACCTCAGGCCGCGTTTCAATGCCGACCCTGCCGGGGATGAATCTGCGACCGGCACCGTAGCGTTTCTGCCGTCTGCGGCACTTATGCCGTCTTCGCAAATGGCGATGCAGGTTGCCACCCTGCTCGGCGTCGAGAAACACCCAGCGGTAAATGGTTTCATGACTGATCCGCATGCGTTCGTCATGAGGGAACTCTGAACGCAGGCGTTG
Above is a genomic segment from Geopsychrobacter electrodiphilus DSM 16401 containing:
- a CDS encoding IS110 family transposase, whose protein sequence is MENFSTAFVGLDVHKNSIDIAIAEFGRTGEVRHYGAVGGDLDALGKAVRKLRSRHSTLHFAYEAGPCGYEVYRYLHGQGLDCVVIAPSLIPRRPGDRIKTDRRDALQLARLHRSGELTPIYVPHPEDEAIRDLVRCREDARIARHKSRQQLKALLLRNGIRYEGKSSWIPAHLRWLSELRLPQPAQQIAFQEYLDATSNAQERVERLERQISVQIDSWRMKPLIAAYQSLRGVQLVVAATVAAELGDLRRFDNPRQLSAYVGLVPSEHSSGASTRRGGITKTGNVHVRRILVEAAWAYRLPPRVSRIIRLRQENLPSAINEISWQAQLRLCGRYRRLMASGKCKQQTVTAIARELLGYLWAIAKEVRVG
- a CDS encoding IS30 family transposase; its protein translation is MPYTHLTPRDRYVISHLKVAKFSLREIARRLGRHHTTISRELKRNGPTYPGGVYWYYFIERQVEINRHRARSYRRQSHPPLVQYIDTKLREDWPPEVIAQRLRSEFPHDERMRISHETIYRWVFLDAEQGGNLHRHLRRRHKCRRRQKRYGAGRRFIPGRVGIETRPEVVAERGRYGDWEADLVLGRRGSGAIATHIERKSRYLMASLLPDRKAETFNASAIPAYQSLPQGICHTLTLDNGKEFSRFKDLEAGTGLKVFFADAYSAWQRGANENINGLLRFYFPKGMNFKRVSEKALAKVIQKINNRPRKCLGYRTPQEVLDEASDGALAI